The following are from one region of the Natronosporangium hydrolyticum genome:
- a CDS encoding ABC transporter substrate-binding protein: protein MFRPRFAWRSVAVLGVAALALGACGDADDEPEDITEDEFSGTLNVGMILPTTGGLAPYGVGMIAAVEYAASEINEGGGVWGSDVSLTEENEGPAEEPEVVAAAASAVIAQEVNAVIGAASSTSSLNIIESLYNQQVIQVSPSNTGPDFTDHEFGEYYFRTAPSDIIQGSALGDRIIADGHPTLGILAQQTAYGEGLAEQVAEVYEAGGGEVVYQEYYDLAQTEYSAEIAGLVDADPDAFVLVSYDESRQIIPSLIGAGFNPSDKQWYFVDGNRLDYSGDYDDGLLEGVLASQPVGDGDPADLVAAIEEHHGDSLPETAYVPEAYDAMILVALGAVAANSDDADAIRDQMVNVTTGDNECSSFAECRELLEEGESIAYRGATNTVWNDGGDPSEATIGIFEYADDNTFSQIEEVQGQM, encoded by the coding sequence ATGTTCCGCCCACGATTCGCATGGCGTTCGGTCGCCGTGCTCGGGGTCGCCGCGCTGGCGCTCGGCGCCTGCGGCGACGCTGACGATGAGCCCGAGGACATCACCGAAGACGAGTTCTCAGGCACGCTCAACGTCGGCATGATCCTGCCGACCACCGGCGGCCTCGCGCCGTACGGGGTCGGGATGATCGCCGCCGTGGAGTACGCCGCCTCCGAGATCAACGAGGGCGGCGGCGTCTGGGGCAGCGACGTCTCGCTGACCGAGGAGAATGAGGGCCCGGCCGAGGAGCCCGAGGTGGTCGCGGCCGCCGCCAGCGCGGTGATCGCCCAGGAGGTCAACGCCGTGATCGGCGCCGCCTCCAGCACCTCCTCGCTGAACATCATCGAGTCGCTCTACAACCAGCAGGTCATCCAGGTCTCGCCGTCGAACACCGGGCCGGACTTCACCGACCACGAGTTCGGCGAGTACTACTTCCGCACCGCGCCGTCCGACATCATCCAGGGCAGCGCGCTGGGCGACCGGATCATCGCCGACGGGCACCCGACGCTGGGCATCCTCGCCCAGCAGACCGCCTACGGTGAGGGCCTGGCGGAGCAGGTCGCGGAGGTCTACGAGGCCGGCGGCGGCGAGGTCGTCTACCAGGAGTACTACGACCTGGCCCAGACCGAATACTCAGCCGAGATCGCTGGGCTGGTCGACGCCGACCCGGACGCCTTCGTACTGGTCTCCTACGACGAGTCGCGGCAGATCATCCCCAGCCTGATCGGCGCCGGGTTCAACCCGTCTGACAAGCAGTGGTACTTCGTCGACGGTAACCGGCTCGACTACAGCGGCGACTACGACGACGGTCTGCTGGAGGGCGTGCTCGCCAGCCAGCCGGTCGGCGACGGCGACCCGGCCGACCTGGTCGCGGCGATCGAGGAGCACCACGGCGACTCGCTGCCGGAGACCGCTTACGTTCCGGAGGCGTACGACGCGATGATCCTGGTCGCGCTCGGCGCGGTCGCCGCGAACAGCGACGACGCGGACGCGATCCGCGACCAGATGGTCAACGTCACCACCGGCGACAACGAGTGCTCGTCGTTCGCCGAGTGCCGGGAGCTGCTCGAGGAAGGCGAGAGCATCGCCTACCGCGGCGCGACCAACACCGTCTGGAACGATGGCGGTGACCCGTCCGAGGCCACCATCGGCATCTTCGAGTACGCCGACGACAACACCTTCTCGCAGATCGAAGAGGTGCAGGGCCAGATGTAA